One part of the Haliaeetus albicilla chromosome 9, bHalAlb1.1, whole genome shotgun sequence genome encodes these proteins:
- the LOC104320885 gene encoding cytochrome P450 2J2-like: MLGIAEFFIALVVCLLILQFLKLQQMRTQLPPGPAPLPIIGNLWLLDFKLHRETLTKLTNIYGNIYTLWMGQTPMVVLNGYKAVKDGIITHSEEISGRPLTPFYRDMMGEKGIFLTSGHTWKQQRRFGMTIIRSLALGKNNLEHQIQTEACHLVDIFANTKGKPFDPHTFIVHAIANIICAVVFGHRFSSEDESFSKLIKAVYFVIYFQATIWGRMYDAFPWLMHCLPGPHQKVFAYNNFMHNLVIKEVQTHERQNASDPQDLIDFYLAQITKTKDDPTSTFNKENMVQTVVDLLLGGTETTSTTLLWALLYMVQYPEIQEKVQREIEAVLEPSHIISYEDRKKLPYTNAVIHEALRYSNVTSVGVPRQCVKNTTLLGFHVKKGTLVLPNLHSVVYDSEHWATPGKFNPNHFLDFDGNFVNKEAFLPFSAGHRVCLGEQMARVELFIIFTNLLRAFTFQLPEGVKEINLEYILGAILQPHPYKLCAIPR, encoded by the exons ATGTTGGGGATTGCTGAGTTTTTTATAGCTTTAGTAGTATGTCTCCTGATTCTGCAGTTCCTAAAGCTGCAACAGATGCGTACCCAGCTTCCTCCAGGACCAGCTCCCCTACCCATCATTGGAAATTTGTGGCTGCTGGACTTCAAACTTCATCGAGAAACTCTCACTAAG TTAACCAACATCTATGGAAATATCTACACATTGTGGATGGGACAGACACCTATGGTTGTACTAAATGGATACAAAGCAGTAAAAGATGGCATCATCACCCATTCAGAGGAAATTTCAGGACGACCTCTCACTCCATTCTACAGGGATATGATGGGCGAGAAAG GTATTTTTTTGACAAGCGGACACACCTGGAAGCAACAGAGACGCTTTGGCATGACAATTATAAGAAGCCTGGCACTTGGTAAGAATAATTTAGAGCATCAAATTCAAACAGAGGCCTGTCATCTTGTGGACATCTTCGCAAACACAAAAG GCAAACCTTTTGACCCCCACACTTTCATTGTCCATGCTATTGCGAATATAATTTGTGCTGTTGTTTTTGGTCATCGCTTCTCTAGTGAGGATGAATCTTTCAGCAAGCTTATCAAAGCTGTTTATTTTGTGATCTACTTTCAAGCTACCATCTGGGGCAGG ATGTATGATGCTTTTCCATGGCTTATGCACTGTCTCCCAGGACCTCATCAGAAAGTGTTTGCATACAACAACTTCATGCACAATTTAGTCATAAAGGAGGTCCAAACTCATGAGAGACAGAATGCAAGTGATCCACAGGATCTCATTGACTTCTACCTAGCTCAAATAACAAAG ACCAAAGATGACCCCACTTCtacatttaataaagaaaatatggtTCAGACTGTGGTTGATCTTTTGCTGGGAGGGACAGAAACAACAAGTACCACCCTTCTGTGGGCACTACTCTATATGGTACAATACCCAGAAATACAAG aaaaggtTCAAAGAGAGATAGAGGCTGTTCTGGAACCCTCCCATATCATCAGCTATGAAGACCGTAAAAAACTGCCATATACAAATGCTGTGATTCATGAGGCTTTGCGGTACAGCAATGTTACTTCTGTTGGGGTCCCTCGACAATGCGTGAAGAATACAACTTTGCTGGGTTTTCACGTTAAAAAG GGCACACTTGTACTGCCAAATCTGCACTCCGTAGTGTACGACTCTGAGCACTGGGCGACCCCTGGGAAGTTCAACCCAAATCATTTCCTTGATTTCGATGGCAACTTTGTGAACAAAGAGGCATTCTTACCTTTCTCAGCAG gGCACCGTGTATGTTTGGGGGAACAGATGGCACGAGTTGAACTGTTCATCATCTTTACCAACCTACTTCGGGCATTCACATTCCAGCTCCCTGAGGGAGTAAAGGAAATCAATTTGGAGTACATTTTGGGTGCAATACTGCAGCCACATCCATATAAGCTCTGTGCTATTCCACGCTAG